A single genomic interval of Chitinophaga sp. 180180018-3 harbors:
- a CDS encoding DUF1080 domain-containing protein translates to MKKFMLLFTACAIGAMTVVAQQPTLTKKEKKEGWKLLFDGKTSGGWKSANGKPFPEKGWVIKDGILQTDPTAGHGGDIITDSQYTNFELNLEFRLTSGANSGIKYYLLPNTSLGLEYQLIDDVNHPDAKLGMAGNRTLAALYDLIAPAADKQAKPVGEWNTVRIISKGTHVEHWLNGRKVVEYERGSDAFKALVAASKYKNIKGFSEVTETPILLQEHGDAVAFRNIKIKAL, encoded by the coding sequence ATGAAAAAGTTCATGCTGCTTTTTACTGCTTGCGCCATCGGTGCAATGACAGTGGTTGCACAACAACCCACACTTACTAAAAAAGAAAAGAAAGAAGGCTGGAAGCTGCTGTTCGACGGCAAAACTTCCGGCGGATGGAAAAGTGCCAATGGCAAACCTTTCCCTGAAAAGGGCTGGGTGATCAAAGATGGGATCCTGCAAACAGATCCGACTGCCGGCCATGGTGGCGATATCATCACCGACAGCCAATACACCAACTTCGAGCTGAACCTCGAATTTCGCCTGACCAGCGGCGCCAACAGCGGTATCAAATATTACCTGCTGCCCAACACTTCACTCGGACTGGAATACCAGCTGATCGACGATGTAAACCATCCGGATGCCAAGCTGGGGATGGCCGGGAACCGTACGCTGGCAGCACTGTACGACCTGATCGCCCCTGCCGCCGATAAGCAGGCCAAGCCGGTAGGTGAATGGAACACAGTACGTATTATCTCAAAAGGTACGCACGTAGAACACTGGCTCAACGGCCGGAAAGTGGTGGAATATGAACGTGGCAGCGATGCTTTCAAGGCGCTGGTAGCTGCGAGCAAATACAAAAACATCAAAGGATTTTCCGAAGTAACGGAAACGCCTATACTGCTACAGGAACATGGAGATGCAGTTGCATTCCGGAACATTAAAATAAAAGCGTTGTAA
- a CDS encoding Gfo/Idh/MocA family oxidoreductase — MENTRRDFIKKMATGSAAVAIGGLGLGFSAKSYARIIGSNDMVRVALMGCNGRGSFLARAFTQQKNTEVSYICDVDPRALEKGMAAVKRAGGTNTPKAEGDFRKALADKNVDALAVAAPDHWHAPATILGCQAGKHVYCEKPLSHNPNEGEMAVAAARKYKRVVQMGSQRRSWPVLTAGIQELHSGVIGKVHMAKAWYTNNRGSIGKGELTAVPAGLNYDLWQGPAPRMPFRSNLIHYNWHWFWHWGTGEALNNGTHEIDVIRWGLGADYPLSVNSTGGRFHYQDDWETPDTQLITFNCPNNVTVLWEGRSCNGRLVEGADRGVIFYGENGSMTTGGNSFTIYDQKNKIVKEVKSDAVIDGRNTASPSEGLDAIHVTNFIDSIREHKMPNADVETGHKSTLWVQLGNIAQRVGHTLKIDQRNGHILDDKEALKYWSRQYEPGWAPKI, encoded by the coding sequence ATGGAAAATACAAGAAGGGACTTTATTAAAAAGATGGCTACCGGCTCCGCTGCTGTTGCCATTGGCGGTCTTGGCCTGGGTTTCTCGGCCAAAAGCTATGCGCGCATCATCGGTTCAAATGATATGGTGAGAGTGGCATTAATGGGATGTAACGGAAGAGGTTCGTTCCTGGCGCGTGCTTTCACACAACAAAAAAACACAGAAGTATCTTACATCTGCGATGTAGATCCCAGGGCCCTGGAAAAAGGGATGGCTGCGGTGAAACGCGCAGGAGGCACTAACACACCTAAAGCAGAAGGTGATTTCCGGAAAGCGCTGGCCGATAAAAACGTAGATGCGTTAGCGGTAGCTGCACCGGATCACTGGCATGCACCTGCTACCATCCTCGGTTGCCAGGCAGGCAAACACGTTTATTGCGAAAAGCCGTTGAGCCACAATCCTAACGAAGGAGAAATGGCGGTAGCTGCAGCCCGCAAATACAAACGCGTTGTACAAATGGGCAGCCAGCGCCGCTCCTGGCCTGTGCTCACAGCCGGTATACAGGAACTGCACAGCGGCGTGATCGGGAAAGTACATATGGCCAAAGCATGGTATACCAACAACCGCGGCTCTATCGGCAAAGGCGAACTTACCGCTGTACCTGCCGGCCTGAACTACGATCTCTGGCAGGGGCCCGCACCACGCATGCCTTTCCGTAGTAACCTGATTCACTATAACTGGCACTGGTTCTGGCATTGGGGTACCGGCGAAGCATTGAACAACGGCACCCACGAAATAGATGTGATCCGATGGGGCCTCGGAGCCGACTATCCCCTGAGCGTCAACTCTACAGGCGGCCGTTTCCACTACCAGGACGACTGGGAAACACCCGATACACAGCTGATCACCTTCAACTGCCCGAACAACGTAACCGTGTTATGGGAAGGCCGCAGCTGCAACGGACGTCTCGTAGAAGGCGCCGACCGTGGCGTGATCTTCTACGGTGAAAACGGCAGCATGACTACCGGCGGCAACAGCTTCACTATCTACGATCAGAAAAATAAGATCGTGAAAGAAGTAAAATCAGATGCCGTGATCGATGGCCGCAACACCGCCAGTCCAAGCGAAGGCCTGGATGCCATACACGTTACCAATTTCATTGACAGCATCCGCGAACACAAAATGCCGAATGCAGATGTGGAAACCGGCCACAAGAGCACGCTCTGGGTACAGCTGGGCAATATTGCACAACGCGTAGGCCATACCCTGAAAATCGATCAGCGCAATGGCCATATACTCGACGATAAAGAAGCACTTAAATACTGGAGCCGCCAATATGAACCAGGCTGGGCTCCCAAAATCTGA
- a CDS encoding ABC transporter permease gives MISNYLKSALRNLFKNRVHSFINIAGLSVGMAVALVIGLWVWDEVSYNKNFEHYNHIAQVWQNQTTDGEIYSQVAVPYVMGEELRNSYGDNFRYVTMSSWNMSHILSAGELKVTSSGSFMEPQATEMLSLKMLKGTRSALTDPHSLILSASAAKALFGDAEPLDKLVRIDNRHDVKVTGVYEDLPANSEFNDMKFVAPWKLYIDNNNWKEKYSDPWCNNSFQTFVQIADNVDMEAVSAKIRDVKLYKVSKSEVQYKPQIFLLPMRKWHLYSRFKNGINAGGRIESVWLFGIIGFFVLLLACINFMNLSTARSEKRAREVGVRKALGSRRAQLIQQFVIESLLATFLSFAGGVFLAGLLLPVSNSVTGKNMQILWTNPVFWLSGIILCVLTGLLASSYPALYLSAFRPVKVLKGTFRTGVWGSLPRKVLVVLQFSVSAALIISTVVVLRQIEYSKQRPVGYNRDALLIVPVVTEEIHKHFDAVSNELKASGAIADMAEASGATTYIDEFDSGFDWPGRSPSQNANLGAVFVSSGFGKTVGWHIKEGSDFSGNPGADTNALVLNETAVKYMGLKEPVGKVIHWDGRAYNLIGVVNNMVMQSPYQSVEPTVFVMDGNPQPIVHIRLNPAAPPEKSMAGIAAVFKKYNPAQPFSYRFINEEFARKFSEEEHIGKLGGFFTILAIFISCLGLFGIASFMAEQRTRELGIRKVLGASVFSLWQLLSKDFVVLVSVALLIAIPVTHYFMAQWLARYHYHTEMSWWIFGLTALSVLLITLLTVSVQTLKAAWMNPVKSLKTE, from the coding sequence ATGATTAGCAATTATCTCAAATCAGCTTTACGCAATCTTTTCAAGAACAGAGTACATTCATTTATCAATATCGCCGGGTTATCGGTAGGTATGGCAGTGGCCCTGGTCATAGGTTTGTGGGTGTGGGATGAAGTGTCGTACAATAAGAATTTTGAACATTACAACCATATTGCGCAGGTGTGGCAAAATCAGACCACAGACGGAGAAATATACAGCCAGGTGGCTGTTCCATATGTGATGGGAGAGGAGTTACGCAATAGCTATGGCGACAATTTCAGGTATGTGACCATGTCGTCATGGAACATGTCACATATACTATCGGCTGGTGAATTAAAAGTGACCAGTTCCGGCAGTTTTATGGAGCCGCAGGCAACGGAGATGCTGTCGTTGAAAATGCTAAAAGGTACCCGTAGCGCACTGACAGATCCACATTCACTGATCTTGTCTGCATCTGCTGCTAAGGCATTATTCGGGGATGCAGAGCCATTGGATAAACTGGTCAGGATCGATAACCGGCATGATGTGAAAGTAACAGGTGTTTATGAAGATCTGCCGGCTAATTCGGAATTTAACGACATGAAATTTGTGGCTCCCTGGAAATTATACATCGACAACAATAACTGGAAGGAGAAATACAGCGATCCCTGGTGCAATAATTCATTCCAGACATTTGTGCAGATAGCGGATAATGTTGATATGGAAGCGGTTTCCGCTAAAATAAGAGATGTAAAGCTTTATAAGGTTTCGAAAAGTGAAGTACAATATAAGCCGCAGATATTTCTGCTGCCGATGCGCAAATGGCATTTGTATAGCCGGTTTAAGAATGGTATCAATGCGGGAGGCAGGATTGAGTCTGTATGGTTGTTCGGGATTATTGGCTTTTTTGTGTTGCTGCTTGCCTGTATCAACTTTATGAACCTGAGTACAGCCAGGTCAGAAAAACGGGCAAGAGAAGTAGGCGTACGGAAGGCGCTGGGCTCCAGGAGAGCACAGCTGATACAGCAGTTTGTAATAGAGTCGCTGCTGGCAACGTTTTTATCATTTGCCGGTGGTGTTTTTCTGGCCGGATTGCTGTTACCTGTTAGCAATAGTGTGACTGGCAAGAACATGCAAATTTTGTGGACTAACCCGGTTTTCTGGCTGTCGGGGATTATTCTTTGTGTATTAACCGGCTTGCTGGCCAGTAGCTATCCGGCTTTATATCTTTCGGCTTTCCGGCCAGTGAAGGTATTGAAAGGCACTTTTCGTACGGGCGTGTGGGGTAGTTTGCCCCGCAAGGTGCTGGTGGTACTGCAGTTTTCCGTTTCTGCTGCATTGATTATTTCAACTGTTGTTGTATTACGGCAGATCGAGTATAGCAAGCAACGGCCCGTGGGATACAATCGTGATGCTTTGTTAATTGTTCCGGTAGTAACGGAAGAGATACACAAACACTTTGATGCAGTCAGCAATGAGCTGAAGGCATCGGGGGCTATTGCAGATATGGCAGAAGCGTCCGGAGCAACTACTTATATAGATGAATTCGACAGCGGGTTCGACTGGCCCGGCCGTAGTCCGTCACAGAACGCCAACCTGGGGGCCGTGTTCGTTTCTTCCGGATTTGGAAAAACAGTAGGCTGGCACATTAAAGAAGGAAGTGATTTTTCGGGTAACCCCGGTGCAGATACGAATGCTTTGGTGTTGAATGAAACTGCTGTTAAATATATGGGATTAAAGGAACCGGTGGGGAAGGTCATACATTGGGATGGCAGGGCTTATAACCTGATTGGGGTGGTAAATAATATGGTCATGCAGTCGCCTTATCAGTCTGTTGAGCCTACTGTATTTGTAATGGATGGTAATCCACAACCTATTGTGCATATCCGGCTTAATCCGGCAGCGCCTCCGGAAAAATCCATGGCTGGTATTGCCGCCGTGTTCAAAAAATATAACCCTGCACAGCCATTTAGCTATAGGTTTATCAACGAAGAATTTGCCCGCAAATTCAGTGAGGAGGAGCATATTGGTAAGCTGGGCGGTTTTTTCACCATACTGGCTATCTTTATCAGCTGCCTGGGTTTGTTTGGTATTGCCTCTTTTATGGCTGAGCAGCGCACCCGGGAACTGGGTATCAGGAAGGTGCTGGGCGCCTCTGTATTTAGCCTGTGGCAGCTGCTGTCGAAGGATTTTGTAGTGTTGGTAAGTGTAGCTTTGCTGATTGCCATACCGGTGACGCACTACTTCATGGCACAGTGGCTGGCGCGCTATCATTATCATACGGAAATGTCATGGTGGATCTTCGGTCTTACTGCTTTGAGTGTGCTCCTGATCACGTTACTCACTGTAAGTGTTCAGACGTTGAAAGCTGCGTGGATGAATCCTGTGAAGAGTTTGAAAACAGAATAA
- a CDS encoding response regulator transcription factor: protein MNILLIEDEPRVVAFIRKGLEINQHTVTVAYNGEDGSRVALQYDYDLVILDLLLPDLHGLEVCKRIKSFKKGLPVLMLTALGTVSDKVEGFRSGADDYLPKPFHFDELLARIEALHRRVHAPAPATVYRVADLEMNCYNRSVYRNGKEISLTVKEFALLEVLMANKDRVLSRAHMSETVWGIDFNRGTNLVDVYINYLRAKVDKGFSHPLIHTVVGVGYVLKEQ, encoded by the coding sequence ATGAACATCTTATTAATTGAAGACGAACCGAGAGTTGTAGCATTTATCAGAAAAGGATTGGAAATAAACCAGCATACTGTTACTGTAGCATATAATGGAGAAGACGGATCCCGTGTGGCTTTGCAATATGATTATGATCTGGTGATATTGGATCTGTTATTGCCCGATTTACACGGCCTTGAAGTTTGCAAGCGTATCAAATCTTTTAAGAAAGGATTACCGGTATTAATGCTCACTGCACTCGGCACGGTAAGCGACAAAGTAGAAGGTTTCAGAAGCGGTGCTGATGATTATCTGCCCAAACCTTTTCATTTCGATGAGCTGCTGGCACGCATAGAAGCACTGCACCGCAGGGTACATGCACCGGCCCCGGCAACTGTTTATAGAGTAGCTGATCTCGAAATGAATTGTTATAACCGCTCTGTTTACAGGAATGGTAAGGAAATTTCATTAACCGTTAAAGAATTTGCACTACTCGAAGTGCTGATGGCTAATAAGGACCGGGTACTATCGAGGGCGCATATGTCGGAAACGGTTTGGGGTATAGATTTTAACCGTGGCACTAACCTCGTGGATGTATATATCAATTATCTGCGGGCAAAGGTCGACAAGGGATTTTCACATCCCCTGATTCACACGGTAGTGGGTGTTGGTTATGTATTGAAGGAACAATAA
- a CDS encoding HAMP domain-containing sensor histidine kinase — translation MTLRNRLSLQFTLLFAVLLLILLAGIYALIERNRKFSFYDKLDDRALTIGQLYLAEDNLSAEGFMAVLKKYPRSLNQEVIRIYNTRFEPVFIKEDHIHWDKALLEQVVTQKRIHFTKGQQQVAGIYYVDNSGDYIIIAAATDSGGFENMRVLAWIMGLAFIVSLMITYILGRLFSRLALTPISNVISNLRSVRATSLDKRLPISERHHDEIDELSGTINNLLEHLEQSFEAQRVFIANASHELRTPITAILGEAEIALLKNRSVEEYKTTLRNLVEDSTRLTNLIGSLLELAQANMDNNHLQPVHMNELLWEVVDEWSDSGKYPVKIIFRFGTDISKVTLQGHRHLLFVALGNVVKNAIKFSNGEEVHCELSCNDQQIVVMITDKGIGIPASETEKIFRPFYRSLNARRFEGFGIGLSLTEKVVRLHNGTIQVFSGTGQGATFRLAFPR, via the coding sequence ATGACGCTGAGAAACAGGTTATCCCTGCAATTCACATTGCTGTTCGCCGTGCTGTTACTGATATTGCTGGCAGGTATATACGCGCTGATAGAGCGCAACAGGAAGTTCAGTTTTTACGATAAGCTCGACGACCGGGCACTGACCATCGGACAACTCTACCTTGCGGAAGACAACCTTTCTGCGGAGGGCTTTATGGCCGTATTGAAAAAATATCCACGTTCCCTTAACCAGGAAGTGATCAGAATTTATAATACACGGTTTGAACCGGTATTCATCAAAGAAGATCACATCCATTGGGATAAAGCCTTGCTGGAACAGGTAGTCACACAAAAACGTATACACTTTACGAAAGGACAGCAGCAGGTGGCCGGTATTTATTATGTAGATAATTCGGGCGACTATATCATCATTGCTGCGGCCACTGACAGCGGCGGATTCGAGAACATGCGGGTACTTGCCTGGATCATGGGACTGGCCTTCATTGTATCGCTCATGATTACGTATATACTTGGACGTTTGTTCTCGCGCCTCGCCCTCACCCCTATCAGCAATGTAATCTCCAACCTGCGAAGCGTACGCGCTACCAGTCTTGATAAACGCCTGCCTATCAGCGAGCGTCACCACGACGAAATCGACGAACTTTCCGGTACCATCAACAACCTCCTCGAACACCTCGAACAATCGTTCGAAGCACAGCGGGTTTTCATCGCCAATGCTTCGCATGAGTTAAGAACTCCCATCACCGCCATACTGGGAGAAGCAGAAATTGCACTGCTGAAAAACAGGAGCGTTGAAGAATACAAAACCACCTTGCGCAATCTTGTCGAAGATTCTACCAGGCTCACCAATCTCATTGGCAGCCTGCTGGAGCTGGCCCAGGCCAACATGGATAATAACCACCTGCAACCGGTACATATGAATGAACTGTTGTGGGAAGTAGTGGATGAATGGAGCGACAGTGGAAAATATCCGGTAAAGATTATATTCCGGTTCGGCACCGATATCTCAAAAGTAACCCTGCAAGGGCACCGGCACCTGTTGTTTGTAGCACTTGGCAACGTTGTAAAAAACGCCATTAAATTCTCCAATGGAGAAGAAGTGCATTGTGAACTTAGCTGCAACGACCAACAGATAGTGGTCATGATCACCGATAAGGGCATAGGTATTCCTGCCAGTGAAACAGAAAAAATATTCAGACCGTTTTACAGGAGCCTCAATGCACGCCGCTTTGAAGGCTTCGGTATCGGGCTGTCACTAACGGAGAAGGTTGTACGATTACATAATGGTACCATACAGGTATTTTCCGGAACAGGTCAGGGAGCAACTTTCCGCCTGGCGTTTCCAAGATGA